A genomic window from Chrysoperla carnea chromosome 3, inChrCarn1.1, whole genome shotgun sequence includes:
- the LOC123294736 gene encoding calcium-binding protein E63-1 isoform X2 produces the protein MDCFDSRRPSCNTWKFGYIPRRRCLRYLKTAFGLLDRNCDGRVTASELQFMLQNLGIHIRDEVIDELIKEASNSGNGRIDETEFLQWISRIQALSHEADDEGDSDDGTKDLIAAFRVFDRDRNGYITMDELRSAMDMIGEPVTDAQLSDLLSIADVDKDGKINYEEFVRLLL, from the exons ATGGATTGTTTTGATTCAAGACGACCATCTTGTAACACGTGGAAATTCGGATACATTCCTCGAAGGCGTTGTTTAAGGT atttaaaaaCAGCATTCGGATTATTAGACAGAAATTGTGATGGACGTGTTACGGCTAGTGAATTACAATTCATGCTACAAAATCTTGGTATACACATTCGAGATGAAGTTATAGATGAATTAATCAAGGAAGCTAGCAATTCAG gaAATGGTCGTATTGATGAAACAGAATTTCTACAATGGATAAGTCGGATACAAGCATTAAGTCATGAAGCAGACGATGAAGGTGATTCAGATGATGGTACAAAAGATTTAATAGCAGCATTCCGAGTTTTTGATCGTGATCGTAATGGTTATATAACAATGGATGAATTACGATCAGCAATGGATATGATTGGTGAACCAGTTACAGACGCTCAACTTAGTGATTTATTATCAATTGCTGATGTTGATAAGGatggtaaaattaattatgaag aATTCGTTCGATTGCTACTATAA
- the LOC123295328 gene encoding mitochondrial import receptor subunit TOM22 homolog isoform X2 yields the protein MESQEISCKDLSPEKTSCDQSDFEDEPDETFGERLWGLTEMFPDSVRLFGGVVFDATEIVTKGFYSFSRSALWIFFSSSIILFAPILMECERVQVEDMQRNQQKQMLLGPNAAIAGGLKPTPS from the exons ATGGAGTCTCAAGAAATATCATGTAAAGATTTAAGTCCTGAAAAAACATCGTGTGATCAAAGCGATTTTGAGGATGag CCCGATGAAACATTTGGTGAGCGACTATGGGGGTTAACCGAAATGTTTCCTGATTCAGTACGACTTTTTGGTGGTGTTGTGTTTGATGCGACTGAAATAGTTACTAAGGGATTCTATTCTTTCTCTCGTTCAGCGTTATGGATATTTTTTAGTTcgtctataattttatttgcccCGATATTAATGGAATGTGAACGTGTACAAGTTGAAGATATGCAAAGAAATCAACAGAAACAG atgcTTCTGGGTCCAAATGCGGCAATAGCAGGCGGTTTGAAACCAACTCCTTCATAG
- the LOC123295328 gene encoding mitochondrial import receptor subunit TOM22 homolog isoform X1, producing MALREDTDSGMESQEISCKDLSPEKTSCDQSDFEDEPDETFGERLWGLTEMFPDSVRLFGGVVFDATEIVTKGFYSFSRSALWIFFSSSIILFAPILMECERVQVEDMQRNQQKQMLLGPNAAIAGGLKPTPS from the exons atGGCTCTCCGGGAGGATACAGATAGTGGAATGGAGTCTCAAGAAATATCATGTAAAGATTTAAGTCCTGAAAAAACATCGTGTGATCAAAGCGATTTTGAGGATGag CCCGATGAAACATTTGGTGAGCGACTATGGGGGTTAACCGAAATGTTTCCTGATTCAGTACGACTTTTTGGTGGTGTTGTGTTTGATGCGACTGAAATAGTTACTAAGGGATTCTATTCTTTCTCTCGTTCAGCGTTATGGATATTTTTTAGTTcgtctataattttatttgcccCGATATTAATGGAATGTGAACGTGTACAAGTTGAAGATATGCAAAGAAATCAACAGAAACAG atgcTTCTGGGTCCAAATGCGGCAATAGCAGGCGGTTTGAAACCAACTCCTTCATAG